Proteins from a genomic interval of Lolium perenne isolate Kyuss_39 chromosome 1, Kyuss_2.0, whole genome shotgun sequence:
- the LOC127335345 gene encoding protein NRT1/ PTR FAMILY 3.1-like, with amino-acid sequence MLYQDKELDAVISTNGRLLHTNHLTFFDRAAIVTPADTTGSGKLDMWRLSTVHRVEELKSLIRMLPIWSAGILLVTAGSHNNSFAIMQARTMDRHMTQHFQIPPATMSIFSTVAMLVTLVLYDRAFVPIARRFTGLPSGINYFQRMAVGLAISILGVASAALVEAKRRGSAADHGLLDTPATMVPMSVFWLVPQYAIHGVADGFSSVAHMEFLYDQAPESMRSTAAALFWLSASLGSYMGTVLVTAVQSATRRSGDWLQDNINRGKLDAYYWLVTCLMLLNLGYYLICFRFYTMKPLEMAVDDDHEKELELSSVHKNGGGGAV; translated from the exons ATGCTGTACCAGGACAAGGAGCTGGACGCGGTCATCTCCACCAACGGCAGGCTCCtgcacaccaaccacctcac TTTCTTCGACCGGGCGGCGATCGTGACGCCGGCAGACACAACGGGCTCCGGCAAGCTAGACATGTGGCGTCTGTCGACGGTACACCGTGTGGAGGAGCTCAAGTCACTCATCCGCATGTTGCCCATCTGGTCGGCTGGTATCCTGCTCGTCACCGCCGGCTCGCACAACAACAGCTTCGCCATCATGCAGGCGCGCACCATGGACCGCCACATGACCCAGCATTTCCAGATCCCCCCGGCAACCATGTCCATTTTCAGCACCGTGGCGATGCTCGTCACCCTGGTTCTCTACGACCGGGCCTTCGTGCCAATCGCGCGCCGCTTCACGGGCCTTCCGTCCGGGATCAACTATTTCCAGCGCATGGCCGTTGGCCTCGCAATCTCCATCCTCGGTGTCGCCTCGGCGGCGCTCGTTGAGGCCAAACGCCGGGGCTCCGCTGCCGATCACGGGCTACTGGAcacaccagcaaccatggtgccgATGAGCGTGTTCTGGCTGGTGCCGCAGTACGCCATCCACGGTGTGGCGGATGGGTTCTCCTCGGTTGCGCACATGGAGTTCCTGTACGACCAGGCGCCGGAGAGCATGCGCAGCACCGCCGCCGCGCTCTTCTGGCTTTCCGCCTCCCTCGGCAGCTACATGGGCACCGTGCTCGTCACGGCGGTGCAAAGCGCCACACGGAGAAGCGGCGACTGGCTGCAGGACAATATCAACAGGGGCAAGCTGGACGCCTACTACTGGCTCGTCACCTGCCTCATGCTGCTCAACCTTGGCTACTACCTCATATGCTTCCGTTTCTACACCATGAAGCCATTAGAGATGGCGGTGGACGATGACCACGAGAAGGAGCTCGAGCTGTCCTCTGTCCACaaaaatggcggcggcggcgctgtatAA